Proteins from a genomic interval of Bacteroidia bacterium:
- a CDS encoding glyoxylate/hydroxypyruvate reductase A, giving the protein MSILLICNHKDPAPWAEALQKQLPSERIEIYPEIEDASSVEFILSWKAEAGIFDQFPNLRAVQSLGASVSHILDHQDLAPQIQIARIVDERLSQDMWEYVLAVVMAHLKRLDRYQELEKEKKWHPLPYKSIRDIHISFLGLGKIGAFVADKFSHLGFKVSGWSRTKKELEGIKTFEGEKGLIQMLERSDILVNLLPHTAETQALINEAFLERLPKGAYLINAGRGETLVEEDLLKVLDKGLLSAAYLDVFQQEPLAIDHPFWQHPKIRISPHIASITNIESASQQIVQNYRRLKSGEALLHSVSPQNGY; this is encoded by the coding sequence ATGAGTATTCTCCTGATCTGTAATCATAAAGATCCCGCTCCCTGGGCAGAAGCTTTACAAAAACAGCTCCCCTCAGAACGGATAGAAATCTATCCAGAGATAGAGGATGCGAGTTCTGTAGAATTTATTCTTTCTTGGAAAGCGGAAGCAGGGATATTCGATCAATTCCCAAACCTCAGAGCTGTCCAATCATTGGGCGCATCAGTCAGTCACATTCTGGATCATCAGGACTTAGCTCCCCAAATTCAAATAGCACGAATTGTAGATGAGCGGCTTTCACAGGATATGTGGGAATATGTTCTGGCGGTAGTAATGGCTCACCTGAAAAGACTGGATAGGTATCAGGAATTAGAAAAGGAGAAAAAATGGCATCCCCTCCCCTACAAGAGCATCAGAGATATTCACATCTCATTTTTAGGATTGGGAAAAATTGGAGCCTTTGTAGCAGATAAATTTTCCCACTTGGGATTCAAGGTCTCAGGCTGGTCTAGGACTAAAAAGGAACTCGAAGGAATCAAGACTTTCGAAGGCGAGAAAGGCCTGATCCAAATGCTAGAGAGATCTGATATACTCGTCAATCTATTGCCCCACACAGCTGAAACTCAAGCTCTGATAAACGAAGCCTTTTTAGAACGCTTGCCCAAAGGTGCCTATCTGATAAACGCAGGAAGAGGAGAGACATTGGTTGAAGAGGATTTGCTGAAAGTACTGGATAAGGGACTTCTTTCCGCTGCCTACCTGGACGTTTTTCAGCAAGAACCTTTAGCAATAGATCATCCCTTCTGGCAACATCCCAAGATTAGAATCAGTCCACATATTGCCAGTATCACAAATATCGAATCTGCAAGCCAGCAAATCGTTCAGAATTATCGGCGATTAAAATCGGGAGAAGCTTTACTACATAGTGTTTCACCTCAAAATGGATATTGA
- a CDS encoding TRAP transporter small permease, translated as MKRTNKIIGKILKYGTLLSTFALIGTVLLQIFARFFLESAPSWTEEASRFLFIYAISFAAGLAMKQNYYVHLDLIFNKLSLKGQKWLEFLISALIVLLFGIFTFYAIQFIQLGHAEKSPSMAIRMSFAFGSMFIMGASITYFAWIETQKALKNLRA; from the coding sequence ATGAAAAGAACCAACAAAATCATAGGTAAAATCCTGAAATACGGGACTCTGCTTAGCACTTTTGCCTTGATAGGGACTGTATTGCTCCAGATTTTTGCACGCTTCTTTTTAGAAAGTGCTCCATCCTGGACAGAGGAAGCCTCGCGCTTTCTCTTCATCTATGCTATAAGTTTCGCCGCAGGTCTTGCGATGAAGCAAAACTACTATGTCCACCTTGATCTGATCTTTAACAAACTTTCACTCAAAGGTCAAAAGTGGTTGGAATTCCTCATATCGGCTTTGATTGTTTTGCTCTTTGGCATTTTTACCTTCTATGCCATTCAGTTTATCCAATTGGGCCATGCCGAAAAGTCTCCCAGCATGGCCATTCGCATGTCTTTTGCCTTCGGGAGTATGTTTATTATGGGAGCCTCCATCACCTATTTTGCCTGGATTGAAACCCAAAAAGCCTTAAAGAACCTACGCGCATGA
- a CDS encoding TRAP transporter large permease gives MILALILVFIICLILRFPIAFSLGLACLVYVLMKGLPLLIVPLKMYSGIDVFVLLSIPGFILAGNLMNHGGLTEKIIHFCNHLLGHIRGGLALANIGASMLFAGISGTAVADTASIGSVMIPAMKKEGYKVDFACAVTASSSTVGPIIPPSVPMIIAATLSGLSVGRLFLAGAIPGFMLGIGLMLVAYIISVKENYPKLQRSTLKQIGKGFIDTFWALLMTFIILFGIIGGVFTPTEASIIAVVYALLVGAFVYRKLTLRNIPVIILDSMKTSASLMVLVGFANLFGWILITERLPQAISEGILDFTQNKYLVLLLINLLLIFVGTFMETIAALLILFPILLKVAVTVGVDPIQFAVIAVLNLMIGLTTPPVGVCLFVSSSIGKISIGEVSRAGFPFFLLSLGVLALVTLIPELSLFLPGLFLD, from the coding sequence ATGATACTTGCTCTGATTCTCGTATTCATCATCTGCCTGATTCTCCGCTTTCCTATTGCTTTTTCGCTAGGGCTGGCTTGTTTGGTTTATGTATTGATGAAAGGTCTGCCTTTACTCATCGTCCCCTTAAAGATGTATTCGGGTATAGATGTTTTTGTCCTCCTTAGTATTCCCGGCTTTATTCTAGCGGGAAATCTGATGAATCATGGAGGTTTGACCGAAAAAATCATCCACTTCTGCAATCATTTATTAGGGCACATTCGAGGGGGTCTGGCTTTGGCTAATATTGGAGCTTCTATGCTTTTTGCAGGAATTTCCGGAACCGCTGTAGCTGATACGGCCAGTATAGGTTCTGTGATGATCCCAGCCATGAAGAAAGAAGGATATAAAGTAGATTTTGCCTGTGCCGTTACGGCTTCTTCTTCCACAGTCGGTCCCATCATTCCTCCCAGTGTTCCCATGATTATAGCAGCCACCTTAAGTGGCCTTTCAGTTGGGCGTCTTTTCCTGGCAGGAGCTATACCAGGATTTATGCTGGGAATTGGGTTGATGCTGGTTGCTTATATTATTTCTGTAAAGGAAAATTATCCCAAACTGCAAAGAAGCACCCTCAAACAAATTGGAAAAGGCTTTATCGATACCTTTTGGGCCTTGTTGATGACCTTCATAATCTTATTTGGGATCATTGGAGGAGTATTCACCCCTACAGAAGCTTCGATCATTGCCGTGGTATATGCCCTCTTGGTTGGGGCCTTTGTCTATCGAAAACTTACCCTTAGGAATATTCCAGTGATTATCCTTGATTCGATGAAGACCTCCGCTTCCCTCATGGTCCTGGTCGGCTTTGCCAATCTTTTTGGATGGATACTCATTACCGAACGCTTACCCCAGGCAATTTCTGAAGGCATTCTGGACTTCACGCAAAATAAATACCTGGTTCTCCTCCTGATCAATTTACTGCTCATTTTTGTGGGAACCTTTATGGAGACCATTGCAGCTTTATTAATCCTCTTTCCCATTCTACTGAAGGTAGCGGTAACGGTTGGGGTAGATCCTATCCAATTTGCTGTGATTGCTGTATTAAATCTCATGATCGGTCTTACAACTCCTCCAGTGGGTGTTTGTCTTTTTGTTTCCTCTAGCATTGGAAAAATCTCCATTGGAGAGGTCAGCAGAGCTGGATTTCCCTTCTTCTTACTCAGTTTGGGGGTACTTGCTTTGGTAACCCTCATTCCGGAACTCTCATTATTCCTCCCGGGACTGTTTTTGGATTAG
- a CDS encoding cupin domain-containing protein, giving the protein MEKKYFIQKAPFVVPTTDGKLIEEHHGKATTGNSQISIAHMVAPPGWNEPFQTPEFDEYTYIIRGKKQFIIEGETLILEAGQSIKIEKNTRIQYSNPFDQECEYLAVCLPAFSMDLVHREEE; this is encoded by the coding sequence ATGGAGAAAAAATATTTCATTCAAAAGGCTCCTTTTGTAGTTCCAACCACGGATGGGAAACTGATAGAAGAACATCATGGAAAGGCGACAACTGGAAATTCTCAAATAAGTATCGCTCATATGGTCGCTCCTCCAGGATGGAACGAACCTTTCCAAACCCCTGAATTTGATGAATACACCTACATCATCAGAGGTAAAAAGCAATTCATTATAGAAGGAGAAACCCTCATTTTGGAAGCGGGACAATCTATTAAAATTGAGAAAAACACACGAATCCAGTATTCCAATCCATTTGATCAGGAATGCGAATACCTGGCCGTTTGTTTACCTGCATTTTCTATGGATTTGGTACACCGAGAAGAGGAGTAA
- a CDS encoding Gfo/Idh/MocA family oxidoreductase: MKSSKKVNRRKFIKTTAAGAASFSIIPSHVLAGSGKIAPSDRIHVANIGCGTQGLREMSDILENEKVQLTAVCDPNKFSENYLDWSPAGLKAGIRKTLGDKSWGENFKGIAGGRDVAKDYVDKYYQKNSPNPGKKYKGCTAYEDFRELLEKEKDLDAIKIMTPDHLHATIALAALDAGKHVITHKPIANRLKEARLVFDKVRETKLKTHLMAWDEKYEYGLIRQWLKDGVIGELKEIHNWSVRPVWPQFPKAPEGDMPIPKDFNWDLWLGPVPHRPYHKDWTHNVFRGWFDFGGGSFADMGHYSLFPLFQQLDIRKPAISAKAYGNAQTTSVNGVCRRINNKSAYPLACMFKLRMPEQEWLPSFDLFWYDGGMKPFESDELEAEGVSFDREGLMFVGTKGTILAGFEGANPRILSKANSDAYSGKKKIEKYQSERRSDTWARAIISGNESPGSFLEAECITETINLATVALRVGKKVEYDSANMKITNSNLANKYLTREYREGWELG, from the coding sequence ATGAAATCCTCAAAGAAGGTAAATCGCAGGAAATTTATCAAAACCACAGCTGCAGGGGCAGCGAGTTTTAGTATTATTCCCAGTCATGTCCTGGCAGGTTCGGGGAAAATTGCTCCTTCCGATCGTATCCATGTGGCAAATATTGGCTGTGGGACACAAGGGCTTCGAGAGATGTCTGACATTCTAGAAAATGAGAAAGTTCAATTGACCGCCGTTTGCGATCCCAACAAGTTTTCGGAGAATTATCTGGACTGGTCACCTGCTGGCCTAAAAGCCGGAATCAGAAAAACCCTGGGGGACAAAAGCTGGGGAGAGAATTTCAAAGGAATTGCTGGTGGAAGAGATGTTGCCAAAGATTATGTAGATAAGTATTATCAAAAAAACAGTCCCAATCCCGGCAAAAAATATAAAGGCTGTACAGCATATGAAGACTTTAGGGAATTGCTGGAAAAAGAAAAGGATCTGGATGCAATCAAGATCATGACTCCTGATCATTTGCATGCGACCATTGCACTTGCAGCCCTTGATGCAGGCAAACATGTGATCACACATAAACCTATAGCCAATCGACTGAAAGAAGCTCGTCTGGTTTTTGATAAAGTCCGGGAAACCAAGCTAAAAACTCATTTGATGGCCTGGGATGAAAAGTATGAATATGGATTGATCCGCCAATGGTTGAAAGATGGAGTTATTGGTGAATTAAAAGAGATTCACAATTGGTCGGTAAGACCTGTTTGGCCTCAATTTCCGAAAGCCCCTGAAGGCGATATGCCTATCCCTAAAGATTTCAATTGGGATCTATGGTTAGGACCGGTTCCCCATCGCCCTTACCACAAGGACTGGACCCATAATGTCTTCCGAGGATGGTTTGACTTTGGAGGCGGGAGTTTTGCAGATATGGGACATTATAGCCTTTTCCCTTTGTTCCAACAGCTTGACATACGCAAGCCGGCCATCAGTGCTAAAGCCTATGGAAATGCCCAGACAACTTCTGTAAATGGTGTCTGCCGAAGGATCAATAATAAATCTGCTTATCCCCTGGCTTGCATGTTCAAATTGCGCATGCCCGAGCAGGAATGGTTACCCTCCTTTGATTTGTTCTGGTATGATGGAGGGATGAAGCCTTTTGAGTCAGATGAGCTGGAAGCGGAAGGAGTTAGTTTTGATAGAGAGGGCTTGATGTTTGTGGGGACCAAAGGAACGATACTCGCTGGATTTGAAGGAGCCAATCCCCGTATTTTATCCAAAGCCAATTCTGATGCGTACAGCGGCAAGAAGAAAATTGAAAAGTACCAATCAGAAAGACGTTCGGATACATGGGCTCGCGCTATCATCAGTGGCAATGAATCCCCCGGAAGTTTTCTGGAAGCAGAGTGCATCACCGAAACCATCAATTTGGCTACTGTCGCACTCCGGGTCGGAAAGAAAGTGGAGTATGATTCAGCAAATATGAAAATCACCAATAGCAATCTGGCAAACAAATACCTCACAAGAGAGTATCGCGAGGGTTGGGAATTGGGGTGA
- a CDS encoding amino acid permease, with protein sequence MEKSTQGHAKIHAELSRDMGLSTILAIGVGTMIAAGIFTLSGLAIRNVGSAAILSFFLAAIVAVFTALTYCEFVSIYPNSGEGYLYARKTYPAPLAYFVGWALVLGYCSSCAFYIASLASYFNEFIWHPPIETLFGLICLAILTLLNIKGTEESGRFQIIVTVGKVLLLLWFVFGGLSEVSVDRFIEKFSTDIVDISGTAALVFITFFGFSAIAATAGEVKNPVKNIPKAIFLSMGIVTALYVLVVLVVEVADLEEYTEAAMGIAAKKYLGEIGGTVIVLGGIFSMVSASNASIMAGSRVTMAMSQLGHFPSAFGAISSRTKTPIVAVMLVGGTIMIFAISLSLEDLTHFANIVLLLVLTLVNAALIIHRKKYPDIERPFKVPLVPLIPILGIFANLYLLYQNVQHLAPSMMALASLMLGFLGFLAWKGSQAEEEAIEGEPSKVAMGRYATKEAKFRILVPLSNPRTVEPLIDLAAGIGKDREAEIVALRVALIPDQAIPDDEEVYVQKEQAILDLAHKTAHSYNMPITSLLRIGHNAARAILETAREQHCDLILMGWKGYSTKAQMMLGEVTEAVINNAKTDIMLVKLSGKRDLKKFLLPSAGGQHAKLASSYVASIVKESGGSLTLGGVVSPGSDTDEISERLGASIAEIMDKDQINLDTMIIEHNDVAEGIIGAAEDYDAVVVGAAGAGYFQQILFGSIPETIAKGTDKTVILVKQYDRVKSLIERIMG encoded by the coding sequence ATGGAAAAATCTACGCAAGGCCATGCGAAAATACATGCGGAGCTGAGCCGGGATATGGGTCTAAGTACGATCCTGGCAATTGGAGTGGGAACGATGATCGCGGCAGGAATATTTACCCTCTCTGGATTGGCTATACGCAATGTGGGATCAGCAGCCATCCTTTCCTTTTTTCTGGCAGCTATTGTTGCCGTTTTTACAGCTCTAACTTATTGTGAATTTGTATCCATATACCCCAATTCGGGAGAAGGATATTTATATGCAAGAAAAACCTATCCAGCTCCTCTCGCCTATTTTGTGGGCTGGGCCCTGGTTTTGGGATATTGTTCTTCCTGCGCTTTTTACATTGCCAGTCTTGCTTCTTATTTTAATGAATTTATCTGGCATCCACCGATAGAGACCCTATTCGGACTTATTTGTCTGGCGATTCTCACCTTACTAAATATAAAAGGGACAGAGGAAAGCGGGCGATTCCAGATCATCGTCACCGTGGGCAAAGTCTTGCTGCTTTTGTGGTTTGTATTTGGAGGATTGAGTGAAGTAAGTGTAGACAGGTTTATCGAGAAATTCAGTACAGATATTGTTGATATCAGTGGGACTGCAGCATTGGTATTTATCACCTTTTTTGGGTTTTCGGCGATTGCGGCTACTGCGGGAGAAGTAAAGAATCCTGTCAAGAATATCCCCAAAGCTATATTCCTGTCTATGGGCATCGTGACAGCTTTATATGTATTAGTGGTTTTAGTAGTGGAAGTGGCAGATTTGGAGGAATATACAGAAGCCGCAATGGGAATTGCTGCGAAAAAGTACCTGGGTGAGATTGGAGGAACAGTAATTGTTTTAGGGGGAATTTTCTCCATGGTTTCAGCCTCAAATGCCTCTATTATGGCAGGTTCGCGAGTAACCATGGCCATGAGTCAATTGGGACATTTTCCCAGTGCATTTGGAGCAATCAGTTCGAGGACCAAAACGCCCATTGTTGCGGTGATGTTGGTAGGAGGAACCATCATGATATTTGCCATCAGTCTATCCCTGGAAGATCTCACTCATTTCGCCAATATTGTCTTATTGCTGGTTTTGACCCTGGTAAATGCAGCCCTGATTATTCACCGGAAAAAATACCCGGATATAGAGCGTCCCTTCAAAGTCCCCTTGGTACCCCTGATCCCTATTTTAGGGATTTTCGCCAATCTTTATCTTCTCTACCAGAATGTCCAGCATCTTGCACCTTCCATGATGGCTTTAGCTAGCTTGATGTTAGGATTTTTAGGCTTCCTGGCATGGAAAGGAAGTCAGGCAGAAGAAGAGGCCATAGAAGGTGAACCTTCCAAGGTAGCTATGGGACGTTATGCAACTAAAGAAGCCAAATTTAGAATACTGGTTCCCCTTTCCAATCCACGAACGGTTGAACCCCTTATAGATTTAGCCGCAGGAATAGGAAAAGACCGAGAAGCCGAAATTGTAGCTTTACGGGTAGCACTTATCCCGGATCAAGCCATCCCCGATGATGAGGAAGTATATGTACAGAAGGAGCAAGCGATACTTGATTTGGCACACAAAACTGCCCATAGCTATAACATGCCTATTACCTCCTTACTCAGGATAGGACATAATGCAGCCAGAGCCATTTTGGAAACAGCCAGAGAACAACATTGTGATCTCATTTTGATGGGATGGAAAGGCTATAGTACCAAAGCCCAGATGATGTTGGGAGAAGTTACTGAAGCGGTCATCAATAATGCAAAAACAGACATCATGCTGGTAAAGCTGTCTGGAAAACGCGATTTGAAAAAATTCCTTCTTCCAAGTGCTGGAGGACAGCATGCCAAGCTGGCGAGTTCCTATGTGGCTTCCATCGTGAAAGAGTCAGGAGGATCTCTAACCCTGGGAGGAGTTGTTTCACCCGGCTCGGATACAGATGAAATCAGTGAAAGACTGGGGGCTTCGATAGCCGAGATCATGGATAAAGATCAGATCAATCTGGATACCATGATTATTGAGCATAATGATGTTGCAGAAGGAATTATTGGAGCTGCTGAGGATTATGATGCTGTGGTTGTAGGTGCTGCCGGAGCGGGTTATTTCCAGCAAATCCTGTTTGGAAGTATTCCGGAAACCATTGCAAAAGGAACAGATAAGACGGTAATTCTGGTCAAACAATACGATCGGGTCAAGTCTCTGATAGAAAGGATCATGGGCTAA
- a CDS encoding transposase, which yields MKHNRKHIRWRSWDYSSCGAYFVTICTEKRERYFGEIKTGLLNLDLEDPLSYLNAKLIAVKAFEFWKEIPLHYKFVQADCLVIMPDHIHGILYLDLPYKTEWKSNSFGPQRKNLPDIIRAYKGAVTKWANENLHAFKWQRSYYDRVIRNEEEYHRIKSYISENPNRWCKGSS from the coding sequence ATGAAACACAACAGAAAGCACATTCGTTGGCGAAGCTGGGACTATTCTTCATGCGGAGCCTATTTTGTCACAATCTGTACAGAGAAGAGAGAAAGGTACTTTGGTGAAATAAAGACCGGTCTGCTAAATTTAGACCTTGAAGATCCATTATCTTACCTAAATGCTAAGCTGATTGCTGTAAAAGCTTTCGAATTCTGGAAAGAAATTCCTCTACATTACAAATTTGTGCAAGCGGATTGTCTAGTAATTATGCCAGACCACATCCATGGTATTTTATATTTAGATCTTCCCTATAAAACTGAATGGAAATCCAATTCATTTGGGCCTCAAAGAAAAAATTTGCCTGACATAATTAGAGCTTATAAAGGAGCTGTTACTAAATGGGCAAATGAAAATCTTCATGCATTTAAATGGCAAAGAAGTTACTATGATCGTGTAATCCGTAATGAAGAAGAATACCACAGGATCAAGAGTTATATTTCTGAAAATCCTAACCGATGGTGTAAGGGCAGCTCATGA
- a CDS encoding TRAP transporter substrate-binding protein, with amino-acid sequence MLRTTTYFFLLWLVIGLACSPAEQKVYTFRIGHVANEDHTWHQSFLYLKKILHERTNGRIKVEVYPAEQLGKEIEVIRSIQAGIVEMTVTAGTLQNWTEMAGFCETPFLLKDSTHLHRVADGPIGKRIEADILEHTAMRPLAYFERGARHLTSNRPIRHPDELKGIILRTPNVPSYITAWEALGAKPTPMAFSEVFTSLQQGTIEAQENPFAMIRSASFAEVQDYLNLTGHLISWVYIVVGEKQFQALPDDLQQEFSQAAKDMQAYEHSMFLRNEEMIKAELKEKGMEFIEVDKQAFSGGSSKALYERLSPEMQKIYKEIEALSP; translated from the coding sequence ATGCTACGAACTACTACATATTTCTTCCTGCTTTGGCTGGTAATTGGGCTTGCCTGTAGTCCAGCTGAACAAAAGGTTTATACATTTCGCATTGGTCATGTGGCCAATGAAGACCATACCTGGCATCAATCCTTCCTCTACTTAAAGAAAATTCTCCATGAACGGACAAATGGTCGAATTAAAGTAGAAGTCTATCCCGCAGAGCAATTGGGCAAAGAGATAGAGGTCATCAGAAGTATACAGGCGGGCATCGTGGAAATGACTGTAACTGCTGGCACCTTACAGAACTGGACAGAAATGGCCGGATTTTGTGAGACGCCCTTTCTGCTAAAGGATTCCACCCATTTACATAGAGTCGCAGATGGCCCTATCGGCAAAAGAATAGAGGCCGACATCCTGGAACATACCGCAATGCGCCCCCTTGCCTATTTTGAGAGAGGTGCCAGACATCTTACCTCCAATCGCCCCATTCGCCATCCTGATGAATTGAAAGGAATAATCCTCCGAACCCCCAATGTTCCTTCTTATATCACGGCCTGGGAAGCCTTGGGAGCCAAACCAACCCCTATGGCTTTTTCCGAAGTATTTACCTCTCTGCAACAGGGAACCATCGAAGCGCAGGAAAATCCATTTGCCATGATCCGAAGTGCCAGTTTCGCGGAAGTTCAGGATTATCTCAATTTGACCGGCCATTTGATCAGTTGGGTGTATATCGTAGTAGGAGAAAAGCAGTTTCAGGCCTTACCTGATGATCTTCAGCAAGAGTTCTCCCAGGCAGCCAAAGATATGCAAGCTTATGAGCATAGCATGTTTCTGAGAAACGAAGAGATGATCAAAGCAGAGTTGAAAGAGAAAGGCATGGAATTCATAGAAGTTGATAAGCAAGCGTTCAGCGGAGGAAGCTCCAAAGCCCTTTACGAAAGACTTTCTCCCGAAATGCAAAAGATTTATAAAGAAATAGAAGCCCTGAGTCCATGA